A region from the Actinomycetes bacterium genome encodes:
- the tilS gene encoding tRNA lysidine(34) synthetase TilS — translation MAQAPAALRLVADRAARALAATGAPAPGDAVAVAVSGGADSLALLHALRTLAGPRGWRLHVVTVDHGLRDGSAADAAFVAGHAAELGLPVRVVTVAPAELARHRAAGPEGAARAARYAALHAAAGEAGCAWLATGHTRDDQAETVLLQLVRGTGPDGLAGMAVRTGRVLRPLLWVARAETQACCAALRLAWRVDPSNDDPRFLRNAVRARVLPMLEELRPGATAALARTAELARDDRDWAETATAAALAALTGHGPAGVPPDEPGGVGHGGASGEQPGGVGHGGAPGVPPDEPGGVGHGGAPGVRLPCGPLAALPLGLGRRVVRAAAQRAGQPLPGAAATDAMLALARGAPSGREASWAGGGRAVREGDAILLPALGPGAERDPVDPAVPGG, via the coding sequence ATGGCGCAGGCGCCGGCCGCCCTCCGGCTGGTGGCCGACCGGGCCGCCCGGGCCCTGGCCGCGACCGGGGCGCCCGCGCCAGGCGACGCGGTCGCGGTGGCGGTCTCCGGCGGCGCCGACTCCCTCGCGCTGCTGCATGCCCTGCGCACCCTGGCCGGGCCGCGCGGCTGGCGCCTGCACGTGGTGACCGTCGACCACGGGCTGCGGGACGGCTCGGCCGCTGACGCGGCGTTCGTGGCAGGCCACGCCGCCGAGCTGGGCCTGCCGGTCCGGGTGGTGACGGTGGCCCCAGCCGAGCTGGCCAGGCACCGGGCGGCCGGGCCCGAGGGCGCCGCCCGGGCCGCCCGCTACGCAGCCCTGCACGCCGCCGCCGGCGAGGCAGGCTGCGCCTGGCTGGCCACCGGCCACACCAGGGACGACCAGGCCGAGACGGTCTTGCTCCAGCTCGTGCGCGGCACCGGTCCGGACGGGCTGGCCGGCATGGCCGTCCGCACCGGCCGGGTGCTCCGGCCCTTGCTCTGGGTCGCCAGGGCCGAGACGCAGGCCTGCTGCGCCGCGCTCCGGCTCGCCTGGCGGGTCGACCCCAGCAACGACGACCCCCGGTTCCTCCGCAACGCGGTCCGCGCCCGGGTCCTGCCCATGCTCGAGGAGCTCCGGCCCGGTGCCACGGCCGCCCTCGCCCGCACCGCCGAGCTGGCCAGGGACGACCGCGACTGGGCCGAGACGGCCACGGCCGCCGCCCTCGCCGCCCTCACCGGCCACGGCCCGGCCGGGGTGCCGCCAGACGAGCCGGGCGGGGTGGGGCACGGCGGGGCCTCTGGGGAGCAGCCGGGCGGGGTCGGGCACGGCGGGGCGCCCGGGGTGCCGCCGGACGAGCCGGGCGGGGTGGGGCACGGCGGGGCGCCCGGGGTGCGGCTGCCGTGCGGTCCGCTTGCCGCGCTGCCGCTGGGCCTGGGTCGCCGGGTCGTGCGGGCCGCCGCCCAGCGGGCCGGCCAGCCGCTCCCTGGCGCGGCCGCAACCGACGCCATGCTCGCCCTGGCCCGCGGCGCCCCTTCCGGGCGCGAGGCATCCTGGGCCGGCGGCGGCCGGGCCGTGCGCGAGGGCGACGCTATCCTGCTCCCCGCGCTCGGCCCGGGTGCGGAGCGGGACCCAGTGGATCCCGCCGTTCCGGGCGGTTGA
- a CDS encoding zinc-dependent metalloprotease, which produces MVSTATPTDVPDIVDWNLAARVGRRVAGGEPLLVPEAWSRQFTDVSTTADQAVAEFTGLGGELPPPVAVPLDRGQWVESNLATLRRVLRPVAEKVAARKAWQDQGPVPSAMRSGTRALTGAQAGTLLGYVGQRVLGQYDLPVPGPETDGEGTVWYVVPNIAGTERRYGFRPAHFRLWIALHETAHRRQFRGVPWLPGHIQGLLDEYLGSVEIDDEALRRIGRRAQSVARRAVAGDRIELLDFLLTSQQREIVDRMQATMSVLEGHGEWVMDQLGARLVPGHDEMHQALRDRRNSASPADRFFQQVLGFRQKLDQYSNGERFVRSLYDRGGMDAVNLVFAAPEALPTKDEVRNPDRYLARRG; this is translated from the coding sequence GTGGTCTCGACCGCGACCCCGACCGACGTCCCCGACATCGTCGACTGGAACCTGGCCGCCCGCGTGGGCCGGCGGGTGGCCGGCGGCGAGCCCCTGTTGGTCCCCGAGGCCTGGTCCCGCCAGTTCACCGACGTCTCGACAACCGCCGACCAGGCCGTGGCCGAGTTCACCGGCCTCGGAGGCGAGCTGCCCCCGCCGGTCGCCGTGCCGCTCGACCGCGGCCAGTGGGTCGAGTCCAACCTGGCCACCCTGCGCCGGGTGCTCCGCCCGGTGGCCGAGAAGGTCGCGGCCCGCAAGGCCTGGCAGGACCAGGGGCCGGTGCCGTCGGCCATGCGCTCGGGCACCAGGGCGCTGACCGGCGCCCAGGCCGGCACCCTGCTCGGCTACGTGGGGCAGCGCGTGTTGGGCCAGTACGACCTGCCGGTGCCCGGCCCCGAGACCGACGGGGAGGGCACGGTCTGGTACGTGGTTCCCAACATCGCGGGCACCGAGCGGCGGTACGGGTTCCGGCCGGCCCACTTCCGGCTCTGGATCGCCCTGCACGAGACCGCCCACCGGCGGCAGTTCCGCGGCGTGCCCTGGCTCCCCGGCCACATCCAGGGCCTGCTCGACGAGTACCTGGGCTCGGTCGAGATCGACGACGAGGCGCTGCGGCGCATCGGCCGGCGAGCCCAGTCGGTGGCCCGCCGGGCGGTGGCCGGCGACCGGATCGAGCTGCTCGACTTCCTGCTCACCTCCCAGCAGCGGGAGATCGTGGACCGCATGCAGGCGACCATGAGCGTGCTGGAGGGCCACGGCGAGTGGGTGATGGACCAGCTCGGGGCCAGGCTCGTGCCCGGCCACGACGAGATGCACCAGGCCCTGCGCGACCGCCGCAACAGTGCCAGCCCGGCCGACCGCTTCTTCCAGCAGGTGCTCGGCTTCCGGCAGAAGCTCGACCAGTACTCCAACGGCGAGCGCTTCGTCCGCAGCCTCTACGACCGGGGCGGCATGGATGCGGTCAACCTGGTGTTCGCGGCGCCCGAGGCGCTCCCAACCAAGGACGAGGTCCGCAACCCGGACCGCTACCTGGCCCGCCGGGGCTAG
- a CDS encoding plastocyanin/azurin family copper-binding protein encodes MSTVLRRLPRLVLLASVLAALGAVLLALAASPVAAQSAQAQGAKEIDGTADNKWVPSTLTIQPGQSVTFKVAGGATHPVGSGRSPTAKDNRFDASKCQLAQMSKVGDSCTVKFPKAGSYPFFCEIHYALGMTGTIQVGKGGPGTTTTAPSNGGGGSNVVAPPSTGAPTPPGRPVIYYAGYGLVAGGVLLALFAFASYIRYAPSFRRENR; translated from the coding sequence ATGTCGACCGTTCTTCGCCGCCTTCCCCGCCTCGTCCTGCTCGCCTCCGTCCTGGCCGCCCTCGGCGCCGTCCTGCTCGCACTGGCCGCCAGCCCGGTCGCCGCCCAGTCCGCCCAGGCGCAGGGCGCCAAGGAGATCGACGGCACGGCCGACAACAAGTGGGTGCCCTCCACGCTCACGATCCAGCCCGGGCAGTCGGTGACCTTCAAGGTCGCGGGCGGGGCGACCCACCCGGTCGGGTCGGGGAGGTCCCCGACCGCCAAGGACAACCGGTTCGACGCCTCGAAGTGCCAGCTCGCCCAGATGTCGAAGGTCGGCGACTCCTGCACGGTCAAGTTCCCCAAGGCGGGCAGCTACCCGTTCTTCTGCGAGATCCACTACGCCCTCGGCATGACCGGGACCATCCAGGTCGGCAAGGGCGGCCCCGGGACCACGACGACCGCACCGTCCAACGGCGGGGGCGGCAGCAACGTGGTCGCCCCGCCGTCCACCGGCGCGCCGACGCCGCCGGGCAGGCCCGTGATCTACTACGCCGGGTACGGCCTGGTCGCCGGAGGCGTGCTGCTCGCCCTGTTCGCCTTCGCCAGCTACATCCGCTACGCCCCCAGCTTCCGGCGCGAGAACCGCTGA
- a CDS encoding ATP-binding protein produces the protein MVVVAGAVATVAVISTAPGRWDRAVAGQLAVLLALTAASELGGLHLRHRGEVEMLTLYEGMVVANIALLPAGQAMAVSLAGFLVAQVVQARPLVKVAFNLGMYATALGPAILVYHAAADPERVLATRSLGAMAAAVALFALLNLLLISQLLATIEGRPVRDVVRESSKTSTLVFLGNSSVGLIAVALWLHAPVMLPSVLLPVATLHLAYRSAARETEERDRFQHLYEVGQALSSSLVLDDVLPDVLPRVAELFRVGEARLLFAQGADRPFGAIYGAGGFCFGPASDADLAALRLLGDATTPVIGSGGRAPAGWREVLAAPLVAQGRHHGMILLGDLGGPRRRLGGMAARFSGRDLQLLSPLASGLAVTLSNATQVAQLKEEKSKLEQILGLSSDGILLLDGRGRVRLWNEAMERITGVPGDEAVGLAYNEWLAGPDPSGTLVTLEDLLAGTGPANPRASAEVRVQTREGLERWLRCNHSLLFEGGAWTTDVVIVHDVTAIRQTERLKADFVATVSHELRTPITPIKGYVELLRSKGPRLAEEKRQEILRVVAERAEHMARLIEDLLLASRISSGQPGSATPGLQLERTDLAGAARKAAADWLREPASRLTLELPGEPVVVEADPMRLSQILANLLSNAHKYSPADQPIVLALVREGGWARASVADRGRGIPRDELERVFDKFHRVEDPMTMTTGGTGLGLYIARELARAMGGEIQVASVLHHGSTFTLRLPLAEGARPEPPAHDLDAATKMQRLRTG, from the coding sequence ATGGTGGTGGTGGCCGGCGCCGTGGCCACCGTCGCGGTCATCTCGACCGCCCCAGGGCGCTGGGACCGCGCCGTCGCCGGCCAGCTCGCCGTCCTGCTCGCCCTCACCGCCGCGTCGGAGCTGGGCGGCCTGCACCTCCGCCACCGGGGCGAGGTCGAGATGCTCACCCTCTACGAGGGCATGGTGGTGGCCAACATCGCCCTCCTGCCTGCCGGGCAGGCGATGGCCGTCTCCCTGGCCGGCTTCCTCGTGGCCCAGGTCGTGCAGGCCCGGCCCCTGGTCAAGGTGGCGTTCAACCTGGGCATGTACGCCACCGCGCTCGGCCCGGCGATCCTCGTCTACCACGCCGCGGCCGACCCCGAGCGCGTGCTCGCCACCCGCAGCCTGGGCGCGATGGCGGCTGCCGTGGCCCTGTTCGCGCTCCTCAACCTGCTGCTCATCAGCCAGCTCCTCGCGACCATCGAGGGTCGCCCGGTCAGGGACGTGGTGCGCGAGTCGTCGAAGACCTCGACCCTGGTCTTCCTGGGCAACTCCTCGGTCGGCCTCATCGCGGTCGCGCTCTGGCTGCACGCGCCGGTCATGCTGCCCTCGGTGCTGCTGCCGGTGGCAACGCTCCACCTCGCCTACCGCTCGGCCGCCCGCGAGACCGAGGAGCGCGACCGCTTCCAGCATCTCTACGAGGTGGGCCAGGCGCTGTCGTCCTCCCTGGTCCTCGACGATGTGCTGCCCGACGTGCTGCCGCGGGTGGCCGAGCTGTTCCGGGTCGGCGAGGCGCGCCTGCTGTTCGCCCAGGGAGCCGACCGGCCGTTCGGCGCGATCTACGGGGCTGGCGGCTTCTGCTTCGGCCCGGCCAGCGACGCCGACCTCGCCGCGCTCCGGCTGCTCGGGGACGCCACCACCCCGGTCATCGGGAGCGGTGGCCGGGCCCCGGCCGGCTGGCGCGAGGTGCTCGCGGCGCCGCTCGTCGCCCAGGGCAGGCACCACGGCATGATCCTGCTCGGCGACCTGGGCGGGCCCAGGCGGCGGCTGGGTGGGATGGCGGCCCGCTTCTCAGGCCGCGACCTGCAGCTGCTGTCCCCGCTGGCGTCGGGGCTGGCGGTCACCCTCAGCAACGCGACCCAGGTGGCCCAGCTCAAGGAGGAGAAGTCCAAGCTCGAGCAGATCCTCGGGCTCTCCTCCGACGGGATCCTGCTGCTCGACGGGAGAGGCCGGGTCCGGCTGTGGAACGAGGCCATGGAGCGGATCACCGGGGTGCCCGGGGACGAGGCGGTCGGGCTGGCCTACAACGAGTGGCTGGCCGGCCCCGACCCGAGCGGCACCCTGGTCACCCTCGAGGACCTCCTGGCCGGCACCGGGCCGGCCAACCCGCGGGCCTCGGCCGAAGTTCGCGTCCAGACAAGGGAGGGCCTGGAGCGGTGGCTGCGCTGCAACCACTCCCTGCTGTTCGAGGGCGGCGCCTGGACCACCGACGTGGTGATCGTCCACGACGTCACCGCGATCCGGCAGACCGAGCGGCTCAAGGCGGACTTCGTGGCCACGGTCTCCCACGAGCTGCGCACCCCGATCACGCCGATCAAGGGCTACGTCGAGCTGCTGCGGTCCAAGGGGCCCAGGCTGGCCGAGGAGAAGCGGCAGGAGATCCTGCGGGTGGTCGCCGAGCGGGCCGAGCACATGGCCCGGCTCATCGAGGACCTGCTGCTGGCGTCGCGCATCTCCTCGGGCCAGCCCGGCTCGGCAACCCCCGGCCTGCAGCTCGAGCGCACCGACCTGGCCGGCGCGGCCAGGAAGGCGGCCGCCGACTGGCTCCGCGAGCCCGCCTCCCGCCTCACCCTCGAGCTGCCAGGCGAGCCGGTGGTGGTCGAGGCCGACCCGATGCGGCTCTCCCAGATCCTCGCCAACCTCCTGTCCAACGCGCACAAGTACTCCCCGGCGGACCAGCCCATCGTGCTCGCGCTGGTGCGGGAGGGCGGCTGGGCGAGGGCGTCCGTGGCCGACCGGGGCCGGGGCATCCCCCGCGACGAGCTCGAGCGGGTCTTCGACAAGTTCCACCGGGTCGAGGACCCGATGACGATGACGACCGGCGGCACCGGCCTCGGGCTCTACATCGCCCGCGAGCTGGCCCGGGCGATGGGCGGGGAGATCCAGGTGGCCAGCGTGCTCCACCACGGCTCGACCTTCACCCTGCGGTTGCCGCTGGCCGAGGGGGCCCGGCCCGAGCCGCCAGCGCACGACCTTGACGCAGCGACTAAGATGCAGCGGTTGCGGACAGGCTGA
- a CDS encoding 3-oxoacyl-ACP reductase: MGRLHGKVAVITGAASGIGRESALRFAAEGARVCVVDLADDAGKQVAGEVDGLYVHADVTSQEDVERVYAETAERFGGIDVLFNNAGISPADDASILDTTLEAWQRVQDVNLKAVFLCCKHGIPHLLRRGGGSVINTASFVAVMGAATSQISYTASKGGVLALTRELGVEFARRGVRVNALCPGPVNTPLLQELFAKDPEKAARRLVHLPMGRFAEAEEIAAAAAFLASDDASYITASTFLVDGGLTSAYVTPG; encoded by the coding sequence ATCGGACGGCTGCACGGCAAGGTTGCGGTCATCACCGGCGCCGCCAGCGGCATCGGCCGCGAGAGCGCGCTCCGCTTCGCGGCCGAGGGCGCCAGGGTGTGCGTCGTCGACCTGGCCGACGACGCCGGCAAGCAGGTGGCCGGCGAGGTCGACGGGCTCTACGTCCACGCCGACGTGACCAGCCAGGAGGACGTCGAGCGGGTCTACGCCGAGACCGCCGAGCGCTTCGGCGGCATCGACGTCCTGTTCAACAACGCCGGGATCTCCCCGGCCGACGACGCCTCGATCCTCGACACCACGCTGGAAGCCTGGCAGCGGGTGCAGGACGTGAACCTCAAGGCGGTCTTCCTCTGCTGCAAGCACGGCATCCCCCACCTGCTGCGGCGGGGCGGGGGCTCGGTCATCAACACCGCCTCGTTCGTGGCCGTCATGGGCGCCGCCACCTCGCAGATCTCCTACACCGCCTCCAAGGGGGGCGTGCTCGCCCTCACCCGGGAGCTGGGCGTCGAGTTCGCCCGCCGGGGGGTGCGCGTGAACGCCCTCTGCCCCGGGCCGGTGAACACCCCACTGCTGCAGGAACTGTTCGCCAAGGACCCCGAGAAGGCGGCCAGGCGGCTGGTGCACCTGCCGATGGGCCGGTTCGCGGAGGCCGAGGAGATCGCCGCCGCCGCGGCCTTCCTCGCCTCCGACGACGCCTCCTACATCACCGCCAGCACGTTCCTGGTCGACGGCGGGCTCACCTCGGCCTACGTCACGCCCGGGTAG
- a CDS encoding glutamine synthetase family protein: MGDGTRAQGRLTLEELRAEVDAGRIDTVLIAIADMQGRLQGKRLAATHFLDEVVEHHAEGCNYLLAVDVDMNTVAGYEMSSWDKGYGDFVFRPDLTTLRRIPWHEGTALVMCDLEWEDGSPVVASPRQILRRQLAELAERGWQALVGTELEFIVFHDSYEDAWRKGYRSLEPANAYNVDYSLLGTARIEPLLRRIRNSMAGAGLTVESAKGECNYGQHEIAFRFAEALATADGHVIYKNGAKEIAAQDGCSLTFMSKYNEREGNSCHIHLSVRSTTDEPVMAAGEGSGEPGTGAGPGTGAPDGRGHGMSELGEQFLAGQLACLRELTLFLAPNVNSYKRFAKGSFAPTAVAWGRDNRTCALRLVGHGPSLRLENRVPGGDVNPYLAISAIVAAGLHGIDKGMSLEDEFVGNAYESDKPTVPATLREARELFAQSEVARQAFGPEVVDHYCNMARVELDAFDTAVTDWERYRGFERL, encoded by the coding sequence GTGGGAGACGGGACCCGGGCGCAGGGGCGCCTGACCCTCGAGGAGCTGCGGGCCGAGGTCGATGCCGGCCGGATCGACACCGTCCTGATCGCCATCGCCGACATGCAGGGCCGGCTGCAGGGCAAGCGCCTGGCCGCCACCCACTTCCTCGACGAGGTGGTCGAGCACCACGCCGAGGGCTGCAACTACCTGCTCGCCGTCGACGTGGACATGAACACGGTTGCCGGCTACGAGATGAGCTCCTGGGACAAGGGGTACGGCGACTTCGTGTTCCGGCCCGACCTCACCACCCTGCGCCGCATCCCCTGGCACGAGGGGACCGCGCTGGTCATGTGCGACCTCGAGTGGGAGGACGGCAGCCCGGTGGTCGCCTCCCCGCGCCAGATCCTGCGCCGCCAGCTCGCCGAGCTGGCCGAACGAGGCTGGCAGGCCCTGGTCGGCACCGAGCTCGAGTTCATCGTGTTCCACGACAGCTACGAGGACGCCTGGCGCAAGGGCTACCGCAGCCTCGAGCCGGCCAACGCCTACAACGTCGACTACTCCCTGCTCGGAACGGCCCGCATCGAGCCGCTGCTGCGCCGCATCCGCAACTCGATGGCGGGCGCCGGCCTCACGGTCGAGTCGGCCAAGGGGGAGTGCAACTACGGCCAGCACGAGATCGCCTTCCGCTTCGCCGAGGCGCTGGCCACCGCCGACGGGCACGTCATCTACAAGAACGGGGCCAAGGAGATCGCCGCCCAGGACGGCTGCAGCCTCACGTTCATGTCCAAGTACAACGAGCGCGAGGGCAACTCCTGCCACATCCACCTGAGCGTCCGCAGCACCACGGACGAGCCGGTCATGGCCGCAGGGGAGGGTTCCGGGGAACCCGGGACGGGTGCGGGACCCGGGACGGGTGCCCCGGACGGTCGGGGTCACGGCATGTCCGAGCTGGGCGAGCAGTTCCTGGCCGGTCAGCTCGCCTGCCTGCGCGAGCTGACCCTGTTCCTGGCTCCCAACGTGAACTCCTACAAGCGGTTCGCCAAGGGCAGCTTCGCACCGACCGCGGTGGCCTGGGGCCGCGACAACCGCACCTGCGCGCTGCGGCTGGTCGGTCACGGCCCCTCGCTGCGGCTCGAGAACCGCGTGCCCGGCGGCGACGTCAACCCCTACCTCGCCATCAGCGCCATCGTCGCCGCCGGCCTCCACGGCATCGACAAGGGCATGTCGCTCGAGGACGAGTTCGTCGGCAACGCCTACGAGTCGGACAAGCCGACCGTGCCCGCGACCCTGCGCGAGGCGCGCGAGCTGTTCGCCCAGAGCGAGGTGGCCAGGCAGGCGTTCGGCCCCGAGGTGGTCGACCACTACTGCAACATGGCCCGGGTCGAGCTGGACGCGTTCGACACCGCGGTCACCGACTGGGAGCGCTACCGGGGCTTCGAGCGCCTGTGA